In a single window of the Streptomyces cinnabarinus genome:
- a CDS encoding potassium channel family protein, with amino-acid sequence MRVAIAGAGAVGRSIAGELLENGHEVLLIDKAPTAISVERVPQAEWLLADACEITSLDEAALQRCNVVIAATGDDKVNLVVSLLAKTEYGVPRVVARVNNPKNEWLFNESWGVDVAVSTPRLMSALVEEAVSVGDLVRLLRFSHGDANLVELTLPEESALAGTQVGDVEWPQDTSLVTIIRGTRVLTPTRDDSLEAGDELLFVAAQAREEQLEDLLSVRREDTAS; translated from the coding sequence ATGAGGGTCGCCATTGCCGGTGCCGGCGCCGTCGGCCGCTCGATCGCGGGCGAGCTGCTGGAGAACGGCCACGAGGTCCTGCTCATCGACAAGGCGCCGACCGCGATCTCGGTCGAGCGCGTCCCGCAGGCGGAGTGGCTGCTCGCCGACGCCTGCGAGATCACATCCCTGGACGAGGCGGCGCTCCAGCGCTGCAACGTGGTGATCGCCGCGACCGGCGACGACAAGGTGAACCTGGTCGTCTCCCTGCTGGCGAAGACGGAGTACGGCGTCCCGCGCGTCGTCGCCCGCGTCAACAACCCCAAGAACGAATGGCTCTTCAACGAGTCCTGGGGCGTCGACGTCGCCGTCTCCACCCCGCGTCTGATGTCCGCCCTGGTCGAGGAGGCGGTGAGCGTCGGCGACCTGGTCCGGCTGCTGCGCTTCAGCCATGGCGACGCCAACCTGGTCGAGCTGACCCTGCCCGAGGAGTCGGCCCTGGCCGGCACCCAGGTCGGCGATGTGGAGTGGCCGCAGGACACCTCGCTGGTCACGATCATCCGGGGCACCCGGGTACTCACCCCGACCCGCGACGACTCCCTGGAGGCGGGCGACGAGCTGCTGTTCGTGGCCGCGCAGGCCCGCGAGGAACAGCTGGAGGACCTGCTCTCGGTGCGCCGCGAGGACACCGCGAGCTGA
- a CDS encoding potassium channel family protein — protein MHIVIMGCGRVGSALAQTLEQQGHTVAVIDQDPTAFRRLGPGFGGRRVTGIGFDQDTLREAGIEEAGAFAAVSSGDNSNIISARVAREMFGVENVAARIYDPRRAEVYQRLGIPTVATVRWTADQMLRRLLPSGAEPLWRDPTGGVQLAEVHTATSWVGHKISRLQEETGVRVAFLTRLGEAILPSSQTVLQEGDLVHVMMRTDEVDKVEAAFAQGPEEEGGH, from the coding sequence GTGCACATCGTCATCATGGGCTGCGGAAGAGTGGGTTCCGCTCTCGCCCAGACCCTGGAACAACAGGGGCACACGGTCGCTGTGATCGATCAGGACCCCACCGCCTTCCGCCGACTCGGCCCCGGTTTCGGCGGCCGCCGGGTCACCGGTATCGGCTTCGACCAGGACACCCTGCGCGAGGCGGGCATCGAGGAGGCCGGCGCCTTCGCCGCCGTCTCCAGCGGCGACAACTCCAACATCATCTCCGCGCGCGTGGCCCGCGAGATGTTCGGCGTGGAGAACGTCGCGGCCCGTATCTACGACCCCCGCCGCGCCGAGGTCTATCAGCGCCTCGGCATCCCCACGGTCGCGACCGTGCGGTGGACCGCCGACCAGATGCTGCGCCGGCTGCTCCCCTCGGGCGCCGAGCCGCTGTGGCGCGACCCCACCGGTGGTGTCCAGCTCGCCGAGGTGCACACCGCCACGTCCTGGGTGGGTCACAAGATCAGCAGGCTCCAGGAGGAGACGGGCGTCCGGGTGGCGTTCCTGACCCGGCTCGGCGAGGCCATCCTGCCCAGCTCGCAGACGGTGTTGCAGGAGGGCGACCTGGTGCACGTGATGATGCGCACCGATGAGGTCGACAAGGTCGAGGCGGCGTTCGCCCAGGGTCCCGAAGAGGAGGGCGGTCACTGA
- a CDS encoding APC family permease, with translation MSKLTDVPKRILIGRALRSDRLGETLLPKRIALPVFASDPLSSVAYAPGEVLLVLSIAGVSAYHFSPWIALAVVVLMFTVVASYRQNVHAYPSGGGDYEVANTNLGPKAGLTVASALLVDYVLTVAVSISSGVENLGSAVPFVVENKVLCAVAIIVLLTLMNLRGVKESGSLFAIPTYVFVAGVFIMITWGAFKGLVLDDSMAAPTADYEIKPEHEGLAGFALVFLLLRAFSSGCAALTGVEAISNGVPAFRKPKSRNAATTLALMGGLAVTMFCGIIGLAMATDVHMAENPAKDLVHNGVPVGEDYVQDPVISQVAAAVFGDGTFFFILLAAATALVLFLAANTAYNGFPLLGSILAQDRYLPRQLHTRGDRLAFSNGIVLLAGAAALLVWIYGADSTRLIQLYIVGVFVSFTLSQIGMVRHWNRHLRTETDQAKRRHMVRSRAINTFGAFFTGLVLVVVLVTKFTHGAWVALLGMVIFYVTMSAIRKHYDRVSEEIAAPEGPSDDSVRPSRVHSLVLVSKIHRPTLRALAYAKLMRTDTLEALSVNVDPAETKALKAEWERRGIDVPLKVLDSPYREITRPVIEYVKNLRRESPRDAVSVIIPEYVVGHWYEHLLHNQSALRLKGRLLFTPGVMVTSVPYQLQSSEVAKKRARRRQEWNAPGSVRRGPAVERTKDSSKQS, from the coding sequence GTGTCCAAACTGACCGACGTGCCCAAACGGATTCTGATCGGGCGCGCTCTGCGCAGTGATCGGCTCGGGGAAACGCTCCTGCCGAAGCGCATCGCACTCCCCGTCTTCGCATCCGACCCGCTGTCCTCTGTGGCGTACGCGCCCGGCGAGGTCCTGCTGGTCCTGTCCATCGCGGGTGTGTCGGCCTACCACTTCAGCCCCTGGATCGCGCTCGCGGTCGTGGTCCTGATGTTCACGGTGGTCGCCTCCTACCGGCAGAACGTGCACGCCTACCCGAGCGGCGGCGGCGACTACGAGGTCGCCAACACCAACCTCGGCCCCAAGGCGGGCCTCACCGTGGCCAGCGCGCTGCTCGTCGACTACGTCCTGACCGTCGCCGTGTCCATCTCCTCCGGCGTGGAGAACCTCGGTTCGGCCGTGCCGTTCGTGGTCGAGAACAAGGTGCTGTGCGCCGTAGCCATCATCGTGCTGCTGACGCTGATGAACCTGCGCGGCGTGAAGGAGTCCGGCAGCCTCTTCGCGATCCCGACGTACGTCTTCGTCGCCGGTGTCTTCATCATGATCACCTGGGGTGCGTTCAAGGGCCTGGTCCTGGACGACTCGATGGCCGCCCCGACCGCGGACTACGAGATCAAGCCCGAGCACGAGGGCCTGGCCGGCTTCGCCCTGGTCTTCCTGCTGCTGCGCGCCTTCTCCTCCGGCTGCGCGGCGCTCACCGGCGTCGAGGCGATCAGCAACGGCGTCCCCGCCTTTCGCAAGCCCAAGTCCCGGAACGCGGCGACCACGCTCGCCCTCATGGGCGGCCTCGCGGTCACCATGTTCTGCGGCATCATCGGGCTCGCCATGGCCACCGATGTGCACATGGCGGAGAACCCGGCCAAGGACCTCGTCCACAACGGCGTGCCCGTCGGTGAGGACTACGTCCAGGACCCGGTGATCTCACAGGTCGCGGCCGCCGTCTTCGGGGACGGCACGTTCTTCTTCATCCTGCTCGCCGCCGCCACCGCCCTGGTCCTCTTCCTCGCGGCCAACACCGCGTACAACGGCTTCCCGCTGCTCGGCTCGATCCTCGCCCAGGACCGCTACCTGCCGCGCCAGCTGCACACCCGCGGCGACCGGCTCGCCTTTTCCAACGGCATCGTGCTGCTGGCCGGCGCCGCCGCCCTGCTGGTGTGGATCTACGGGGCCGACTCCACGCGGCTGATCCAGCTGTACATCGTCGGTGTCTTCGTCTCCTTCACGCTCAGCCAGATCGGCATGGTCCGGCACTGGAACCGGCACCTGCGTACCGAGACCGACCAGGCCAAGCGCCGCCACATGGTCCGCTCCCGCGCGATCAACACCTTCGGCGCCTTCTTCACCGGCCTGGTGCTCGTCGTCGTCCTGGTCACCAAGTTCACGCACGGCGCCTGGGTCGCCCTGCTCGGCATGGTGATCTTCTACGTGACCATGAGCGCGATCCGGAAGCACTACGACCGGGTCTCCGAGGAGATCGCCGCGCCCGAGGGCCCGAGCGACGACAGCGTGCGCCCCTCCCGGGTGCACTCCCTGGTCCTGGTCTCCAAGATCCACCGCCCCACGCTGCGCGCCCTCGCCTACGCCAAGCTGATGCGCACGGACACCCTGGAGGCGCTCAGCGTCAACGTCGACCCGGCCGAGACCAAGGCGCTCAAGGCCGAGTGGGAGCGACGCGGCATCGACGTACCGCTGAAGGTCCTGGACTCGCCGTACCGCGAGATCACCCGGCCGGTCATCGAGTACGTCAAGAACCTGCGCCGGGAGTCGCCGCGCGACGCCGTGTCCGTGATCATCCCCGAGTACGTCGTGGGCCACTGGTACGAGCATCTGCTGCACAACCAGAGCGCCCTGCGCCTGAAGGGCCGGCTGCTGTTCACGCCGGGTGTCATGGTGACGTCGGTGCCCTACCAGCTCCAGTCCTCCGAGGTCGCCAAGAAGCGGGCCCGCAGGCGGCAGGAGTGGAACGCGCCGGGTTCCGTGCGGCGTGGCCCGGCGGTGGAGCGGACGAAGGACTCCTCGAAGCAGTCGTAG
- a CDS encoding class I SAM-dependent RNA methyltransferase, translating to MQAEPKNSQVGSLVGREYEVEVGPVAHGGHCIARTDEGQVLFVRHTLPGERVVARVTEGEEGARFLRADAVEVLSASKDRIEAPCPYAGPGRCGGCDWQHAKPGAQRRMKGEVVAEQLARLAGLTPEEAGWDGTVMPAEGDKLPAGEVPQWRTRVQYAVDPDTGRAGLRRHRSHEVEPVEHCMIAAEGVSELGIEQRDWSGMESIEAIAATGSQDRQVILTPRPGARLPIVELDKPVSVMRVEEKDGGIHRVHGRPFVRERADGRTHRVGSGGFWQVHPKAADTLVTAVMQGLLPRKGEMALDLYCGVGLFAGALADRLGDQGAVLGIESGKRAVEDARHNLADFDRVRIEQGKVEAVLPRTGITEVDLVVLDPPRAGAGRKTVEHLSSLGARRIAYVACDPAALARDLGYFRDGGYRVRTLRVFDLFPMTHHVECVAILEPAEKKGR from the coding sequence ATGCAGGCAGAACCGAAGAACTCGCAGGTGGGGTCGCTCGTCGGGCGGGAGTACGAGGTCGAGGTCGGGCCCGTTGCGCACGGCGGCCACTGTATTGCCCGCACCGACGAAGGCCAGGTGCTCTTCGTCCGGCACACGCTGCCCGGTGAGCGGGTCGTCGCCCGGGTCACCGAGGGCGAGGAGGGCGCCCGCTTCCTGCGCGCGGACGCGGTGGAGGTGCTGTCGGCGTCCAAGGACCGCATCGAGGCGCCGTGTCCCTACGCCGGTCCGGGCCGCTGCGGCGGCTGCGACTGGCAGCACGCCAAGCCGGGCGCGCAGCGCAGGATGAAGGGCGAGGTCGTCGCCGAGCAGCTCGCGCGGCTGGCCGGGCTGACGCCCGAGGAGGCCGGCTGGGACGGCACGGTGATGCCCGCCGAGGGCGACAAGCTGCCGGCGGGGGAGGTGCCGCAGTGGCGCACGCGCGTGCAGTACGCGGTGGACCCCGACACCGGCCGGGCGGGTCTGCGCCGACACCGCTCGCACGAGGTCGAGCCGGTCGAGCACTGCATGATCGCGGCCGAGGGCGTCAGCGAGCTCGGCATCGAGCAGCGGGACTGGTCCGGGATGGAGTCGATCGAGGCCATCGCGGCGACCGGCTCGCAGGACCGCCAGGTGATCCTCACGCCCCGGCCGGGCGCCCGGCTGCCGATCGTGGAGCTGGACAAGCCGGTGTCGGTGATGCGGGTCGAGGAGAAGGACGGCGGGATCCACCGGGTCCACGGCCGCCCCTTCGTCCGCGAACGCGCCGACGGCCGCACCCACCGGGTCGGCAGCGGCGGCTTCTGGCAGGTGCACCCGAAGGCGGCGGACACGCTGGTGACGGCCGTGATGCAGGGGCTGCTGCCGCGCAAGGGCGAGATGGCACTCGACCTCTACTGCGGCGTGGGCCTGTTCGCGGGCGCCCTCGCCGACCGCCTCGGCGACCAGGGCGCGGTCCTCGGCATCGAGTCCGGCAAGCGCGCGGTGGAGGACGCCCGGCACAACCTCGCCGACTTCGACCGGGTGCGCATCGAACAGGGCAAGGTCGAGGCGGTGTTGCCGCGGACGGGCATCACCGAGGTCGACCTCGTCGTCCTGGACCCGCCCCGGGCGGGCGCGGGCCGCAAGACGGTCGAGCACCTGTCGTCCCTGGGCGCCCGCCGCATCGCGTACGTCGCCTGCGACCCGGCGGCCCTGGCCCGGGATCTGGGGTACTTCCGGGACGGGGGGTACCGGGTGCGGACGTTGCGGGTGTTCGATCTGTTCCCGATGACGCATCACGTGGAGTGCGTGGCGATTCTGGAGCCTGCCGAGAAGAAGGGGCGCTGA
- a CDS encoding DUF1775 domain-containing protein yields the protein MSLPMPTFTHALGRTARRSGVVGALALMATVALAGPAAAHAEVESDTAQALAENVTLGFVSEAESGSAGFTEMRVVLPAGIAPGDVTLVAAPKGWKFKATDDGYTVGGPKLAVGTDAEYKVKVRQLPDAKELAFKTVETYSDGEISRWIELPGGGVESEQPAPVLKLKAAAPGAEPIGPSPTPSAAASSAPAETSAETPDAAADTAADEDEGSSRGTVIGVAAVALLALGGGAWWLVRRRAAGADS from the coding sequence ATGTCCCTCCCCATGCCCACGTTCACGCACGCCCTCGGACGGACCGCGCGACGGTCGGGTGTCGTCGGCGCCCTCGCCCTGATGGCCACCGTCGCCCTGGCCGGCCCGGCCGCCGCCCACGCGGAGGTCGAGTCCGACACCGCGCAGGCCCTGGCCGAGAACGTCACCCTCGGCTTCGTCTCGGAGGCCGAGTCCGGCAGCGCGGGCTTCACCGAGATGCGGGTCGTCCTGCCCGCGGGTATCGCACCGGGTGATGTCACGCTCGTGGCGGCGCCCAAGGGCTGGAAGTTCAAGGCCACGGACGACGGTTACACCGTGGGCGGCCCCAAGCTCGCCGTCGGCACGGACGCCGAGTACAAGGTGAAGGTCCGGCAGCTGCCGGACGCGAAGGAACTCGCGTTCAAGACCGTCGAGACCTACAGCGACGGCGAGATCTCCCGGTGGATCGAACTGCCCGGCGGTGGCGTGGAGTCCGAACAGCCCGCGCCGGTACTGAAGTTGAAGGCCGCGGCACCGGGTGCGGAACCCATCGGCCCCAGCCCGACGCCGTCGGCCGCCGCGTCATCCGCCCCCGCCGAGACGTCCGCCGAGACTCCCGACGCCGCCGCCGATACTGCCGCCGACGAGGACGAAGGCAGCTCGCGAGGGACGGTCATCGGGGTGGCGGCCGTGGCGCTGCTCGCCCTGGGTGGCGGCGCGTGGTGGCTGGTGAGGCGTCGCGCCGCCGGGGCCGACAGCTGA
- a CDS encoding histidine phosphatase family protein, whose translation MTVRLTLVCAAAPATDTVRFADAVPDDRALERARRMAGTLPSAGDRYTAPSLRCRRTATALGWEAVAVEPELRDLDMGRWRDRTLDRVAADEPDGFAAWLTDPHASPHGGESVAGLCARVAAWADALPPDTGRMVAVVEQAAARAAILHALSAPLHSFWRVDVPPLTTVQLTGRAGRWNLRTGAAPATAPDDGPR comes from the coding sequence ATGACCGTCCGATTGACGCTGGTGTGCGCCGCCGCGCCCGCGACGGACACGGTGCGTTTCGCCGATGCCGTGCCCGACGACAGGGCGCTGGAGCGGGCGCGCCGGATGGCCGGGACGCTGCCCTCGGCCGGCGACCGGTACACGGCGCCGTCGCTGCGGTGCCGCCGCACGGCCACGGCGCTGGGGTGGGAAGCCGTGGCCGTCGAACCCGAACTGCGCGACCTGGACATGGGCCGCTGGCGGGACCGCACCCTGGACCGGGTCGCGGCCGACGAGCCGGACGGATTCGCCGCCTGGCTGACCGACCCGCACGCGTCTCCGCACGGCGGCGAGTCCGTCGCCGGGTTGTGCGCACGGGTCGCCGCCTGGGCCGACGCGCTGCCGCCGGACACGGGGCGGATGGTGGCCGTGGTCGAGCAGGCGGCGGCCCGCGCGGCGATCCTCCACGCGCTCTCCGCTCCCCTGCACTCCTTCTGGCGCGTGGACGTGCCCCCGCTCACCACCGTCCAGCTCACCGGACGGGCCGGGCGGTGGAACCTGCGGACGGGGGCGGCACCCGCCACGGCGCCGGACGACGGCCCCCGGTGA
- a CDS encoding CbtB domain-containing protein has translation MAQSTAAPTPTSTTQTLTPLPLRAIAPWAVFFGVLMLVLLYFVGAEQGATAVVSGEGVHEWVHDARHLLGFPCH, from the coding sequence ATGGCGCAGTCCACCGCTGCCCCCACCCCCACTTCCACCACCCAGACCCTCACGCCACTGCCGCTGCGGGCCATCGCCCCGTGGGCGGTGTTCTTCGGCGTCCTGATGCTCGTCCTGCTCTACTTCGTCGGCGCCGAGCAGGGCGCCACCGCCGTCGTGTCCGGTGAGGGCGTTCATGAGTGGGTGCACGACGCCCGCCATCTGCTCGGCTTCCCCTGCCACTGA
- a CDS encoding CbtA family protein, giving the protein MNSTVVRALLVRGMLAGLGAGTLALIFAYLVGEGPVDAAIAFESGNAHHEAGGEELVSRSVQSTAGLATGVLVFGIAVGGIAALAFCFALGRIGRFGARATAALTALGAFGAGYLVPMLKYPASPPAVGNPDTIDKRTALFFLMIALSVLLTIAAVLLGRRIAPQLGNWNASVVAGGAFLAVMTVAMVFLPSGENVPEGFPATDLWEFRLASIGIQAVLWTAFGVLFGHLAERVLEPEPAARKVSVAAV; this is encoded by the coding sequence ATGAACTCCACTGTCGTGCGCGCCCTGTTGGTGCGCGGCATGCTCGCGGGGCTGGGCGCCGGGACACTGGCGCTGATCTTCGCGTACCTCGTGGGCGAGGGTCCGGTCGACGCGGCCATCGCCTTCGAGTCCGGCAACGCCCATCACGAGGCCGGCGGGGAGGAACTCGTCAGCCGGAGCGTGCAGTCCACGGCCGGTCTGGCCACGGGTGTCCTCGTCTTCGGGATCGCGGTCGGCGGTATCGCCGCCCTGGCGTTCTGCTTCGCGCTGGGCCGCATCGGCCGGTTCGGGGCGCGCGCCACCGCCGCGCTGACCGCGCTCGGCGCGTTCGGGGCCGGGTACCTGGTGCCGATGCTGAAGTACCCGGCCAGCCCGCCCGCCGTGGGCAACCCCGACACCATCGACAAACGGACCGCGCTGTTCTTCCTGATGATCGCGCTCAGCGTGCTGCTGACGATCGCGGCGGTGCTGCTCGGCCGCCGGATCGCACCGCAACTGGGCAACTGGAACGCCTCCGTCGTCGCGGGCGGAGCCTTCCTGGCGGTGATGACCGTCGCGATGGTCTTCCTCCCCTCCGGCGAGAACGTGCCCGAGGGTTTCCCGGCGACGGACCTGTGGGAGTTCCGCCTCGCCTCCATCGGCATCCAGGCGGTGCTGTGGACGGCGTTCGGCGTGCTCTTCGGACATCTGGCGGAACGCGTCCTCGAACCCGAGCCCGCCGCCCGGAAGGTTTCCGTGGCAGCCGTCTGA
- a CDS encoding ArsR/SmtB family transcription factor, protein MRDATTSGGKAALYDAFAASGKALASGKRLELLDLLAQGERTVDALSKAAGLNLTTASAHLQTLKQAGLVATRREGVRIHYRLAGDDVARLFALLRKVAEHHQAAVPAARDAYLGEDGATEVTHEELLARVGAGDVVVLDVRPLEEYLAGHIPGAVSLPVAELADRIGELAEDTEVVVYCRGEYCALAYDAVRLLAEHGRRAVRLNDGMLEWRLADLPVQVGR, encoded by the coding sequence ATGCGGGACGCCACCACGAGCGGCGGCAAGGCCGCCCTCTACGACGCGTTCGCGGCCAGCGGCAAGGCCCTGGCCAGTGGAAAGCGCCTGGAACTGCTCGATCTGCTCGCTCAGGGCGAGCGCACCGTCGACGCCCTCTCGAAGGCCGCCGGGCTGAACCTGACCACCGCCTCGGCCCACTTGCAGACGCTCAAGCAGGCCGGTCTCGTCGCCACCCGCCGCGAGGGCGTCCGGATCCACTACCGGCTCGCCGGTGACGACGTCGCCCGGCTCTTCGCGCTGCTGCGCAAGGTCGCCGAGCACCACCAGGCCGCCGTCCCCGCCGCCCGCGACGCCTACCTCGGCGAGGACGGCGCCACCGAGGTCACCCACGAGGAGCTCCTGGCCCGGGTCGGGGCCGGCGACGTGGTGGTGCTCGATGTGCGGCCGCTGGAGGAGTACCTCGCCGGCCACATCCCCGGCGCGGTCTCCCTCCCCGTCGCGGAACTGGCCGACCGGATCGGCGAACTGGCCGAGGACACGGAGGTCGTCGTCTACTGCCGCGGCGAGTACTGCGCCCTCGCCTACGACGCCGTACGCCTCCTCGCCGAGCACGGACGGCGGGCGGTCCGGCTCAACGACGGCATGCTCGAATGGCGCCTCGCGGACCTGCCGGTGCAGGTCGGGCGCTGA
- a CDS encoding MBL fold metallo-hydrolase, whose product MGFADDHLIPLVDHGLGNSAYLVDLGDGRALAVDAGRDLRALHTAAGRRGLTVAYAADTHLHADFLSGAVQLGHDHGAAILASAAGHRSFDHRGLTDGEEADLGGLTLRALATPGHTDEHLAFLLLDDGRALGVFTGGSLIVNSAARTDLLGADRTEELARAQFHSLRRLTALPDDTAVWPTHGAGSFCSAPPGTERTSTIGAQKRDNPLLAAADEDTFVRRLVTGPGTYPAYFDRLAEANRRGPGLLSGTPRLPDLTAEQVRALMADGGHVVDARPAADYAAGHIPGSVAIPLRGQFGTWLGWLLPDTAPLAFVTADAQDPDDIVWQAYKIGYERLAGRLAGGMPAWTAAGHRQATTAFLPADRTHGRSYVDVRQESEFAAGHVPGSIHIELGTLAEASAAAPVGAVVACGHGERAMTAASLLERAGHTDVAVLDGGPADYAAAHGQELVQGPEGTHP is encoded by the coding sequence ATGGGATTCGCCGACGATCATCTGATTCCGCTGGTCGACCACGGGCTGGGCAACAGCGCCTACCTCGTGGACCTGGGCGACGGCCGCGCGCTCGCCGTGGACGCCGGCCGTGACCTGCGAGCCCTGCACACGGCGGCCGGGCGGCGTGGTCTGACCGTGGCGTACGCGGCCGACACGCACCTGCACGCCGACTTCCTCTCCGGCGCCGTCCAGCTCGGCCACGACCACGGCGCCGCGATCCTCGCCTCCGCCGCCGGGCACCGTTCCTTCGATCACCGGGGCCTGACCGACGGCGAGGAGGCCGACCTCGGCGGACTGACGCTGCGCGCGCTGGCCACGCCGGGGCACACCGACGAGCACCTCGCCTTCCTGCTCCTCGACGACGGCCGCGCACTCGGCGTGTTCACCGGCGGCTCGCTGATCGTGAACTCCGCCGCCCGCACCGACCTGCTCGGCGCCGACCGCACCGAGGAACTCGCCCGCGCCCAGTTCCACTCGCTCCGGCGCCTGACCGCGCTGCCGGACGACACTGCGGTGTGGCCCACCCACGGCGCCGGCTCGTTCTGCTCCGCCCCGCCCGGGACCGAGCGCACCTCCACGATCGGCGCCCAGAAGCGGGACAACCCCCTGCTCGCGGCAGCCGACGAGGACACGTTCGTACGGCGGCTCGTCACCGGCCCCGGCACCTACCCCGCCTACTTCGACCGCCTCGCCGAGGCCAACCGGCGCGGACCCGGCCTCCTGTCCGGCACGCCACGGCTGCCGGACCTCACCGCCGAACAGGTCCGCGCCCTCATGGCCGACGGCGGCCATGTCGTCGACGCACGCCCCGCCGCGGACTACGCCGCCGGACACATCCCCGGCTCCGTGGCGATTCCGCTGCGCGGCCAGTTCGGTACCTGGCTGGGCTGGCTGCTGCCCGACACCGCCCCGCTCGCCTTCGTCACCGCCGACGCACAGGATCCGGACGACATCGTCTGGCAGGCGTACAAGATCGGATACGAACGCCTCGCCGGCCGTCTCGCGGGCGGCATGCCCGCCTGGACGGCCGCCGGGCACCGGCAGGCGACCACCGCGTTCCTCCCCGCCGACCGCACGCACGGCCGTTCCTACGTCGATGTGCGCCAGGAGTCCGAGTTCGCCGCCGGGCATGTCCCCGGCTCGATCCACATCGAACTCGGCACCCTCGCCGAGGCGTCCGCGGCCGCTCCCGTCGGCGCGGTCGTGGCCTGCGGACACGGCGAGCGCGCCATGACCGCCGCCAGCCTGCTGGAACGCGCCGGTCACACCGACGTCGCGGTGCTCGACGGCGGACCCGCCGACTACGCCGCCGCGCACGGACAGGAACTCGTCCAGGGCCCGGAGGGCACCCACCCGTGA
- a CDS encoding MFS transporter yields the protein MKAVPAPSAPAGTPGRPVRLGLRENWPQFTLLVIVNVAVGGLVGLERTTVPLIGSETFGLTSDLAVFSFIIAFGLTKALTNLAAGALTARFCRKQLLVAGWLIGVPVPFVLAWAPSWGWIVAANVLLGLNQGLTWSMTVNMKIDLVGPARRGLATGLNEAAGYTAVGVTALLTGYLATSHGLRPVPELIGVVFVVAGLGLSLVVRDTADHVALELAHHAGPLPTDEDTGLKATFARTSWRDRSLRGASQAGLVNNLNDGLTWGVFPLLFTDHGLGIAAVGLIKGLYPILWGIGQIPSGHLADRIGRKPLIVTGMLVQAAGFVLALVLLDRPLLAGILSAVALGLGTALVYPALIASVSDHAHPAWRANALGTYRFWRDIGYAAGALVAGVLADTLGLDATVVAAAVLTAGSGLLAARWITEQRPAVSGGH from the coding sequence GTGAAGGCCGTCCCCGCGCCCAGCGCCCCGGCCGGCACCCCGGGCCGCCCCGTACGCCTCGGTCTGCGCGAGAACTGGCCCCAGTTCACGCTGCTGGTGATCGTGAATGTCGCCGTGGGCGGTCTGGTGGGCCTGGAGCGCACCACCGTTCCACTGATCGGCTCCGAGACCTTCGGCCTCACCAGCGACCTCGCCGTGTTCTCCTTCATCATCGCCTTCGGACTGACCAAGGCCCTGACCAACCTCGCGGCGGGCGCGCTGACCGCCCGCTTCTGCCGTAAGCAACTGCTGGTGGCGGGCTGGCTGATCGGCGTTCCGGTGCCGTTCGTCCTCGCCTGGGCGCCGTCGTGGGGCTGGATCGTCGCCGCCAATGTCCTCCTCGGCCTGAACCAGGGCCTGACGTGGTCGATGACGGTCAACATGAAGATCGACCTCGTCGGCCCCGCCCGCCGGGGACTGGCCACCGGCCTCAACGAGGCCGCCGGGTACACGGCCGTCGGCGTCACCGCTCTGCTCACCGGCTACCTCGCCACGAGCCACGGTCTGCGGCCCGTACCGGAGCTCATCGGCGTCGTCTTCGTCGTCGCGGGCCTCGGCCTGTCCCTCGTCGTCCGGGACACGGCCGACCATGTCGCCCTCGAACTCGCCCACCACGCGGGGCCCTTGCCCACCGACGAGGACACCGGCCTGAAGGCCACCTTCGCACGCACCTCCTGGCGCGACCGCTCCCTGCGCGGCGCCAGTCAGGCCGGTCTCGTCAACAACCTCAACGACGGCCTCACCTGGGGTGTCTTCCCGCTCCTGTTCACCGACCACGGCCTCGGCATCGCAGCCGTCGGCCTGATCAAGGGCCTCTATCCCATCCTGTGGGGCATCGGCCAGATCCCCAGCGGCCACCTCGCCGACCGCATCGGCCGCAAACCCCTCATCGTCACCGGCATGCTCGTCCAGGCCGCGGGGTTCGTCCTCGCACTCGTCCTGCTCGACCGGCCGCTCCTCGCGGGGATCCTCTCCGCGGTCGCCCTCGGCCTGGGCACCGCCCTGGTCTACCCGGCCCTCATCGCCTCGGTCTCCGACCACGCCCACCCCGCCTGGCGCGCCAACGCTCTTGGCACGTACCGCTTCTGGCGCGACATCGGCTATGCCGCCGGCGCCCTCGTCGCCGGTGTCCTCGCCGACACCCTCGGCCTCGATGCCACGGTCGTCGCCGCCGCCGTCCTCACCGCGGGCTCCGGACTGCTCGCCGCCCGCTGGATCACCGAGCAGCGGCCGGCTGTCAGTGGTGGCCACTAG